In Fluviicola taffensis DSM 16823, the following are encoded in one genomic region:
- a CDS encoding efflux RND transporter periplasmic adaptor subunit, producing the protein MENQEQQKKKGVFRRIILPALIGVLLLFIVINKLGNNKEKMEANASITDKKMTIFPVTISEPKMETVSQDFELNGNFVPDHQLSFVSEASGRVRSLNIENGDYVNEGKVIATLDSEQIRIDLSLAKTTLDKAKSDLEKYERMVASGAVNKQQVEEMRMTMNTADAKVKTLQHSLKLTTIVSPISGVVSNVAIEKGSYLAPGTAIADIVDIKSLKMSVKLLDAQVVRVQAGQSVQIVPDLYANSTITGKVASVSPQADGSKKFDTEIRFVNPVKTPLKSGMTGKVKFTFGGTKEALTIPIKCLVGSIKDPKVYIIQDGQAKLTKIEIGSVDDEKIEIVSGLSKGMKVVKTGQLNIDNGSKVKIIK; encoded by the coding sequence ATGGAAAATCAAGAACAACAAAAAAAGAAAGGCGTATTCAGACGAATTATTCTACCCGCACTAATCGGAGTCCTGCTTCTCTTCATTGTAATCAATAAACTGGGAAACAACAAAGAAAAAATGGAGGCAAATGCATCTATTACGGATAAAAAAATGACCATTTTCCCAGTAACGATTTCAGAGCCAAAGATGGAAACTGTTTCGCAAGATTTCGAATTGAACGGAAACTTTGTTCCAGATCATCAATTGAGTTTCGTTTCAGAAGCAAGCGGTCGTGTGAGATCGTTGAATATCGAAAATGGCGACTACGTAAACGAAGGAAAAGTCATTGCAACCTTGGATAGTGAGCAAATTCGAATTGATCTTTCTTTAGCGAAAACAACTTTAGACAAAGCGAAATCAGATTTGGAAAAATACGAGCGTATGGTAGCAAGCGGAGCTGTCAACAAACAACAAGTAGAAGAAATGCGCATGACAATGAACACTGCAGATGCCAAAGTAAAAACGCTTCAACACAGTTTGAAGTTGACTACAATCGTCTCTCCTATTTCGGGTGTTGTATCAAATGTTGCCATCGAAAAAGGAAGTTATTTAGCTCCAGGAACTGCGATTGCTGATATCGTAGACATCAAATCATTGAAAATGAGCGTGAAGTTGTTAGATGCACAAGTAGTTCGCGTTCAAGCAGGACAATCTGTTCAAATCGTACCTGATTTATATGCAAACTCCACCATCACAGGGAAAGTTGCTTCGGTTTCTCCACAAGCAGATGGTTCCAAGAAATTTGATACTGAAATTCGCTTTGTTAATCCTGTAAAAACACCACTTAAATCTGGAATGACTGGAAAAGTGAAATTTACATTTGGTGGCACAAAAGAAGCTTTAACAATTCCTATCAAATGTTTGGTTGGAAGTATCAAAGATCCGAAAGTATATATCATTCAAGATGGACAAGCAAAATTGACCAAAATTGAAATTGGATCAGTAGACGATGAAAAAATCGAGATTGTTTCTGGTTTATCAAAAGGAATGAAAGTGGTTAAAACAGGTCAGTTGAATATTGACAACGGATCTAAAGTTAAAATCATTAAGTAA
- a CDS encoding efflux RND transporter permease subunit yields the protein MSITELAIKRPSLIVVIFAVLGFLGIISYSKLNYELMPKFSIPVVTVTTAYPGASPSEVENSVTKKIEDALSGVENLDDIQSTSMEGISSIVLMLKNDADPDKALQEAQRKINAMLSTLPEEILSPSLGKFSFDEAPIMNVGVTANMPPTELYSLIKDEISPSLAKMEGMAQVTMVGGEEREIKVQVNREACSNYGISILQITNAIRSANLELPTGKIKSDDSQALVRLRGKYKDLSELNNLVILSDPKTGSPVRLNEVATVSDASKEIKTFNRINGTNSLGLLIQKQTDANAVSLSKKVRAEFKELEIQYKKQGMKFEVASDSSDFTIAAADAVVVDLGLAIFIVALVMLLFLHSVRNAFIIMISIPASLISVFIAMYLLGFTMNLMTLLAISLVVGILVDDSIVVLENIYRHLEMGKERKKAALEGRNEIGFTAMGITLVDVVVFLPLTMVGGLISNLLSQFSLVIVISTLMSLFVSFTLTPLLASRFAKETKLNNKTLGGRIVMAFEGVLKRITTSYGRTLTVALRRKRYIVIAAFLGIIGIPVLLGPYIGGEFVSAGDRGEFVISLELPQDATIQQTNTTVQRVEDYLFHDKRVINVFTSVGTASGNMGSSSNANNKAQLTVKIVDKEKRDKSAAIIAQLMKQDIEHMLPDVKVNSAAVGIMGGADDAPIQIGISGNNMDSNYVAANKVMAKLKSIKGTAEVKVSVETGNPEVTVNIDRDKMAELGLTMSTVGSTLQMSFNGDDNSKYTEGGKDFDILVNYDDFDRKSTQDVKEVYFINDRGEEIKLSQFATIGKASGPSKLERKNRVPSITVTSQALGTSSQQVTTEFAQMMEKDPLPSNTAYTFEGDAKNMAEAFGNLLLAILASILFVYLIMVALYDSYVYPFVVLFSIPLAIIGALLALALAMEPISIFSMLGMIMLIGLVAKNAILIVDFTNQKKADGHNTVEALIIAGQARLRPILMTTLAMVFGMMPIAFAHGAGAEWKSGLAWVLIGGLTSSMLLTLIIVPCVYLIFDIFKREISNKKAKALLKEVDVVALGHEYDHK from the coding sequence ATGTCTATTACAGAATTAGCCATAAAAAGACCCTCATTGATCGTTGTGATCTTTGCGGTCTTGGGATTCCTCGGGATCATCAGTTATTCCAAATTGAATTACGAATTGATGCCCAAATTCTCGATTCCTGTGGTAACTGTTACTACAGCTTATCCAGGAGCTTCTCCTTCAGAGGTTGAAAATTCAGTTACCAAGAAAATTGAAGACGCACTTTCTGGTGTCGAAAACTTGGATGATATCCAATCTACATCCATGGAAGGAATTTCCTCCATTGTATTGATGTTGAAAAATGATGCCGACCCAGATAAAGCATTGCAAGAAGCACAGCGTAAAATCAATGCCATGCTTTCCACTTTGCCTGAAGAGATTCTTTCTCCATCCTTAGGAAAATTCTCTTTCGACGAAGCTCCAATCATGAATGTGGGCGTAACAGCTAACATGCCTCCAACGGAATTGTATTCATTGATTAAAGATGAGATTTCTCCTTCTCTTGCCAAAATGGAAGGAATGGCACAAGTGACCATGGTTGGTGGTGAAGAGCGAGAGATCAAAGTACAAGTGAATCGTGAAGCTTGTTCCAACTACGGTATTTCTATTCTTCAGATTACAAATGCCATTCGCAGTGCAAACTTAGAATTACCAACTGGTAAAATAAAAAGCGATGACAGTCAGGCATTGGTTCGTTTACGTGGAAAATACAAGGATTTAAGCGAGTTAAATAATTTAGTGATCTTGAGTGATCCAAAAACAGGTTCACCAGTAAGATTGAATGAAGTTGCAACGGTTTCAGACGCTTCGAAAGAAATCAAAACATTCAACCGAATCAACGGAACAAACTCTTTGGGTTTATTGATCCAAAAACAAACGGATGCCAATGCTGTTTCCCTGAGTAAAAAAGTGCGCGCAGAATTCAAGGAATTGGAAATTCAATACAAGAAGCAAGGAATGAAATTCGAGGTTGCATCCGATTCTTCTGACTTTACGATTGCTGCTGCTGATGCGGTTGTAGTCGATTTAGGACTTGCAATCTTCATTGTTGCTTTGGTGATGCTTTTGTTCTTACACAGTGTACGAAATGCTTTCATCATTATGATTTCCATTCCAGCATCGTTAATTTCGGTATTCATTGCCATGTATTTACTTGGATTTACGATGAACTTGATGACTTTGCTGGCGATTTCACTCGTAGTAGGAATTTTGGTCGATGACTCGATTGTTGTCTTGGAAAATATCTACCGTCACCTCGAGATGGGAAAAGAACGCAAAAAAGCAGCATTGGAAGGTCGAAATGAGATCGGATTTACGGCGATGGGAATTACCTTAGTGGATGTCGTGGTATTCCTTCCGCTTACAATGGTTGGCGGTTTAATTTCGAATCTACTTTCTCAATTCTCCTTGGTAATCGTTATTTCGACTTTGATGTCTTTATTTGTATCCTTTACCTTGACTCCATTATTGGCTTCTCGTTTTGCGAAAGAAACAAAATTGAACAACAAAACATTAGGTGGTCGCATCGTAATGGCTTTCGAAGGTGTTTTGAAACGAATCACCACTTCTTATGGCCGCACATTGACAGTTGCATTGCGCAGAAAGCGGTACATTGTTATTGCAGCATTCTTAGGAATTATCGGAATTCCTGTATTGTTAGGCCCATACATTGGTGGGGAATTCGTGAGCGCGGGCGACCGTGGAGAGTTTGTAATCTCTTTGGAATTACCACAAGATGCTACGATTCAGCAAACAAATACAACGGTGCAACGCGTAGAAGATTACTTGTTTCATGATAAAAGAGTAATCAACGTTTTCACCAGTGTGGGAACTGCTAGTGGAAACATGGGTTCATCCAGTAATGCCAACAACAAAGCGCAGTTGACAGTAAAAATTGTGGACAAAGAAAAACGCGACAAATCTGCAGCAATTATTGCTCAGTTGATGAAACAAGACATCGAACACATGTTGCCCGACGTAAAAGTAAATTCAGCAGCAGTTGGAATTATGGGTGGAGCGGATGATGCGCCTATTCAAATTGGGATTTCAGGAAATAATATGGATTCGAATTACGTCGCTGCCAATAAAGTAATGGCAAAATTGAAATCCATTAAAGGTACAGCCGAAGTCAAAGTATCTGTAGAAACAGGAAATCCAGAAGTTACAGTGAATATTGACCGCGATAAGATGGCTGAACTAGGACTAACGATGAGTACCGTTGGTTCTACTTTGCAAATGTCTTTCAACGGAGATGATAATTCGAAATACACAGAAGGCGGAAAAGACTTCGATATCTTGGTAAACTACGATGATTTTGATCGAAAAAGTACGCAAGATGTGAAAGAAGTTTATTTCATCAATGATCGTGGAGAAGAAATCAAATTGAGTCAGTTTGCAACTATCGGAAAAGCAAGCGGACCATCCAAATTAGAACGCAAAAATAGAGTTCCTTCAATTACGGTAACTTCTCAAGCACTTGGAACATCGAGTCAGCAAGTGACCACTGAGTTTGCACAGATGATGGAAAAAGATCCACTTCCAAGCAATACGGCTTACACCTTTGAAGGAGATGCGAAAAACATGGCGGAAGCTTTTGGGAACTTACTCCTAGCGATTTTAGCTTCCATCCTATTTGTATACTTAATCATGGTTGCTTTGTACGATTCCTATGTGTATCCGTTTGTTGTCTTATTCTCCATTCCATTGGCAATCATCGGAGCATTGTTAGCATTGGCTTTAGCAATGGAACCTATTAGTATCTTCTCTATGTTGGGAATGATTATGTTGATTGGATTGGTAGCCAAGAATGCGATTTTGATAGTCGATTTCACCAATCAGAAAAAGGCAGATGGACACAATACGGTTGAAGCATTGATTATCGCTGGTCAGGCACGTTTACGTCCAATTTTGATGACGACTCTTGCAATGGTCTTCGGTATGATGCCAATTGCATTTGCTCACGGAGCTGGAGCCGAATGGAAATCAGGATTGGCTTGGGTATTGATTGGAGGATTAACTAGTTCCATGTTGTTAACACTCATCATTGTTCCATGTGTGTACTTGATTTTCGATATTTTCAAACGCGAAATCTCCAACAAAAAAGCAAAAGCTTTACTCAAAGAAGTTGATGTAGTTGCACTCGGACACGAGTACGATCACAAGTAA
- a CDS encoding alpha/beta hydrolase produces the protein MKLLYILFLICSFSALAQENTILTIKSQKLSEDRIITVHIPKSYTISTDLKYPVIYSLDGEYTRLALAGTVDYYSFWNKIPECIIVSIDQNYEDPTSNGYVRWSDCSYSWDSGLPKGKGIDFKAFISQELVPFIDSSYRTTNFRAIVGHSFTANFVNYFLLDEVPVFKGYIAISPYYVPNSLNPLKKSIQNQKQPVFYYTAAGEKDLSGHITSVTNFDKEFSKIDHPNFKYKKFERPNNGANHTTIFPLAILDGVAHLFSVYAPIDEIEFKQLESSENKVEYLQKKYRAVETIYGVNIEMRENDLNTASYAISKKKQWNQLKELGELTVSLFPKTFSGYWMLGEYEEQMKHYDLALKYYETGMSYLGKDVLNVSDFQKVIDRVKSKL, from the coding sequence ATGAAATTACTTTATATTCTCTTTTTAATCTGCTCATTTTCAGCTCTTGCTCAGGAGAATACTATTCTTACCATTAAATCACAAAAGCTTTCAGAAGATCGCATAATTACTGTGCATATTCCAAAATCATATACGATATCAACTGATTTGAAGTATCCAGTTATTTATTCATTGGATGGAGAATATACTAGGCTAGCATTGGCAGGAACTGTTGATTATTATAGTTTTTGGAATAAAATTCCAGAATGTATCATCGTGAGTATTGATCAAAACTATGAGGACCCGACTTCAAATGGGTATGTACGTTGGAGTGATTGCTCTTATAGTTGGGATTCTGGACTCCCGAAAGGAAAGGGAATTGATTTCAAAGCGTTTATTTCGCAAGAACTAGTTCCATTTATAGATAGTTCTTATCGAACCACAAATTTTAGAGCAATTGTCGGCCATTCATTCACCGCGAATTTTGTGAATTACTTCTTGCTGGATGAAGTTCCTGTCTTTAAAGGTTATATTGCCATTAGCCCGTATTATGTTCCAAATAGCTTGAATCCTCTTAAAAAGAGTATTCAAAATCAAAAACAACCAGTGTTTTACTATACTGCAGCAGGTGAAAAAGACCTTTCAGGCCACATAACTTCTGTTACAAATTTTGACAAAGAGTTTTCTAAAATTGACCATCCGAATTTCAAGTACAAAAAGTTTGAAAGGCCCAACAATGGCGCAAATCATACAACCATTTTTCCTCTTGCAATTTTAGATGGGGTGGCTCATTTGTTTTCGGTTTACGCCCCAATTGATGAGATTGAATTCAAGCAGTTGGAATCCAGTGAAAATAAGGTAGAGTACCTCCAAAAGAAATACCGTGCAGTTGAAACTATTTATGGAGTGAACATTGAAATGCGTGAAAATGATTTAAACACGGCTTCCTATGCGATTTCCAAAAAGAAACAGTGGAATCAATTGAAAGAACTTGGAGAACTTACGGTTTCATTGTTTCCGAAAACTTTTTCCGGATATTGGATGTTGGGCGAATACGAAGAACAAATGAAGCATTACGATCTTGCTTTGAAGTATTACGAAACTGGGATGAGTTATTTAGGGAAAGATGTTTTGAATGTTTCCGATTTTCAAAAAGTGATAGACCGTGTGAAAAGTAAACTGTGA
- a CDS encoding DUF3137 domain-containing protein, protein MKTIKEFEFFYEKELVSVLKPLDNQRKSFLKKFFLLWFLLIVLIGVLVFFLKIRGILIGVSLLVVGWFIFRHFYRKFKKKLKTEYKNGVINRMISFLDSRLEYNPEDGISRKTFVASSLFTEYVSKYSTEDLVTGLIGETAISFAEVHAQTEHNDSGQKSYHDIFRGLFFAADFNKHFHSRTVVVPDFFENSLGGIGRYIQKNTVWGGTDPLIKLEDPQFEKYFAVYGLDEVEARYILTPSLMQRLTKFRLENGYIWFSFVDGHFFLALPVMSNLFDPRMFKSALDPELLKKYVSYVSLMISIVEDLNLNTRIWSK, encoded by the coding sequence ATGAAAACAATAAAAGAATTTGAATTTTTCTACGAAAAAGAGTTAGTTTCTGTATTAAAACCGTTAGATAATCAGCGAAAATCTTTTTTAAAGAAGTTTTTCCTGTTGTGGTTTTTGTTGATTGTGCTAATCGGTGTATTAGTCTTTTTTCTAAAAATACGGGGCATTTTAATTGGAGTTTCACTACTAGTAGTTGGATGGTTCATTTTTAGACACTTCTATCGGAAATTCAAGAAAAAACTCAAGACGGAATACAAGAATGGAGTTATCAATCGAATGATTTCATTCTTGGATAGTCGATTGGAATACAATCCTGAAGATGGAATTTCTCGTAAAACATTTGTGGCTAGTTCGCTTTTTACAGAGTATGTGAGTAAGTATTCTACCGAAGATTTAGTGACGGGTTTAATTGGCGAAACAGCCATTTCTTTTGCAGAAGTACACGCTCAAACAGAACACAATGATTCTGGACAGAAAAGTTACCACGATATTTTTAGGGGCTTGTTTTTTGCTGCAGATTTCAACAAACATTTTCATTCTAGAACAGTTGTTGTTCCCGATTTTTTTGAAAACTCATTGGGTGGAATTGGTCGATATATACAGAAGAATACAGTTTGGGGCGGAACCGATCCACTCATCAAATTGGAAGATCCACAGTTTGAAAAATACTTTGCCGTTTATGGTCTCGATGAAGTAGAAGCACGCTACATTTTGACTCCATCTTTGATGCAACGACTCACCAAATTTCGACTGGAAAATGGCTATATCTGGTTTTCATTCGTAGATGGTCATTTCTTTTTGGCACTGCCTGTGATGAGTAATTTATTTGATCCACGAATGTTTAAGTCTGCATTAGATCCGGAATTGCTTAAAAAATATGTGAGTTATGTATCGCTGATGATAAGTATTGTGGAAGACTTAAATTTGAATACTCGGATTTGGAGTAAGTGA
- a CDS encoding pYEATS domain-containing protein, with translation MKTLYTLLILLCAFSSWSQEQATGYTPMPNGEYEKLKIAFSSPFTERNLPASYVIPESYFPNPGSQGQIGSCVAWSTTYALASFYFAAKNKWGSPKTTNMIMSPAFVYNQIRECTCGPNCGTYVHDALNLLKTKGVVTWQTMPYDNANSCSVPSQELVNQASKYRISGWNRLINRLNFNEFKEHLSNDVPVVIGSCLGSGFSNYGYKKSASPFSCTQVTSGGHAMLVVGYDDNKRAFKIMNSWGKDWGVNGYIWVDYDCFKLMMSSYGAEAYVINKDYELGNSDNPVENPSSNISASSFTPYGHWERIATGHFYIDYGLNIAANVQPLVDRVTYVYDHSAFPNKYITVSSGPHYQTSYEGPYCLPNMQAIVYLKDGKSIKVEFNGCETINQVTRDDLSTFDIHPIVTAVPKTNQSGYYNFDIRLRGVENVKDRIVKVVYDFNHPTFKNRYITVTDKTNSFRVGYDGWGCLRGLGATVYFDDNTSKTFSINMCDILGW, from the coding sequence ATGAAAACACTTTATACTCTTTTAATTCTTCTTTGCGCATTTAGTTCTTGGAGTCAGGAACAAGCAACAGGATATACTCCAATGCCGAATGGCGAGTATGAGAAACTGAAAATTGCTTTTAGCTCTCCTTTTACCGAGCGTAATTTACCGGCTTCTTATGTTATTCCAGAAAGCTACTTTCCAAATCCAGGAAGTCAAGGACAGATTGGTTCTTGTGTGGCTTGGTCAACAACTTACGCATTGGCATCATTTTATTTTGCAGCAAAAAACAAATGGGGATCACCTAAAACTACCAATATGATTATGAGTCCTGCATTTGTCTACAATCAAATCAGAGAATGTACTTGTGGTCCAAATTGTGGAACTTATGTACACGATGCCTTGAATTTATTGAAAACAAAGGGAGTCGTTACTTGGCAAACAATGCCTTATGATAATGCAAATTCTTGTAGTGTTCCTTCTCAAGAGTTAGTTAATCAAGCTTCTAAATATAGGATTAGTGGTTGGAATCGATTAATTAACAGATTAAATTTCAATGAATTCAAAGAACATTTGAGCAACGATGTACCAGTAGTTATTGGTTCTTGTTTGGGATCTGGCTTTTCAAATTATGGATACAAAAAGTCAGCAAGTCCTTTTTCATGTACACAAGTTACGAGTGGTGGACATGCGATGTTAGTAGTTGGTTACGACGATAATAAACGCGCATTCAAGATTATGAATTCTTGGGGAAAAGATTGGGGAGTAAACGGCTATATCTGGGTCGATTATGATTGCTTTAAGTTGATGATGAGTAGTTATGGTGCCGAAGCTTATGTCATAAACAAAGATTATGAGTTGGGGAATAGCGACAATCCAGTTGAAAATCCATCATCCAACATCAGTGCTTCTAGTTTCACTCCTTATGGCCACTGGGAACGTATTGCAACAGGGCATTTTTACATTGATTACGGATTAAATATTGCAGCAAACGTACAGCCTTTGGTAGACAGAGTAACTTATGTTTACGATCATTCCGCTTTTCCCAACAAATACATTACTGTAAGCAGTGGTCCGCATTATCAAACTTCCTACGAAGGACCTTATTGTTTACCAAACATGCAGGCAATTGTTTATTTGAAAGATGGTAAATCTATTAAAGTAGAGTTTAACGGTTGTGAGACCATTAATCAAGTAACAAGAGATGATTTGAGCACTTTTGATATTCATCCAATTGTTACTGCTGTTCCTAAGACAAATCAATCGGGATATTACAATTTTGATATTCGTTTAAGAGGTGTTGAAAATGTGAAAGACCGAATTGTAAAAGTCGTGTATGATTTCAATCACCCAACGTTTAAAAACCGCTATATAACTGTGACCGATAAAACCAATAGTTTCCGAGTAGGTTATGATGGCTGGGGATGTTTACGCGGACTTGGGGCAACCGTATATTTTGATGACAATACTTCTAAAACCTTTAGTATAAATATGTGTGATATTTTGGGTTGGTAA
- a CDS encoding tetratricopeptide repeat protein — MIFLRLLIFLFFIFCSNSLFFAQDSPKKTTRELIHELAKLSPSKEKVDLFNQLGRDFRDKGFRDSSLIYAKKAKNLSERLQYEKGMTVAYLNLGVTYREMNVFSEAEKHLRLLLKISEKTGDEIGKGDGYDNFGHLFLAKEDTVKALENHLKSLEIRIKANDQYGIGNSNENIGYIYSSKHDFVHAVKYFEASLQNFQNLHDESRIALAAGNVGSQYYFIGNYQLALKHFYTSLKYYKSTKNLSGEIWTSNLIGNIYSDAGNYELALKSYKNALTISKEINEWWQTVESYILLGRSYMMMKNFPKAHAYLQKAKTLSVKMEDPLRVLISDFFIAETYREQKRVDLALKGFQLVYESALEQNSNQWKASSSERIGRLLYEKKKYSEAKKWLMTSLKLHQEMYMMRDLAANYLILSDVNKALGEYKEAYENHKEYVKYNNQVEKNDASKLAMKYEFKKKEEESRAEQEKKDALTDKEIRTKSIQRNTAIVGFTLMTLLVASLLYLFRLRSKKLAAERLNVELKRREIETVKETEKFKSRFLANISHEFRTPLTFINGHLELLKQNASKEDVVRYNEMENNGKRLLQLINHLLDLSKMESGQYELQFQNGNLLNEIQAHVQAFHSHALRLGIELTIEISESAKQQLNQKPFYYSSEALTTILVNLLSNALKFTPSSGTIYTSIDISENHLLISVADTGIGIPDNQLDKVFDRFYQVDSVNQRFQSGSGIGLAIVKELAIMHGGEVSVKNAPESGCVFSISLANMENHKDDSELNPVSTEEFVPLDLIEKSANREIEIETGTEELPLVLVVEDQEQLRKFICECLGDQYRYMEAENGIQGVEMAKEYLPDILISDVMMPEMNGVELCGELKNNDLTSHIPIILLTAKSDQEDKEVGLEIGADDYLTKPFSVAELKLRVRNILRLRQALRDKFVDGNIPLSNDLPELSQRDREFLQTLITATEGNLSNSQFGVNPLAEFANLSSSQLTRKLKSLIGQTPADFIRHIRLQKAIELLKNGMSISDVSWTVGFEDPSYFGKVFKKQFGVPPSEFEKIKTD, encoded by the coding sequence ATGATCTTTCTGCGCCTGCTCATTTTCCTATTCTTTATTTTTTGCTCAAACTCTTTATTTTTTGCCCAAGATTCCCCTAAGAAAACAACCCGTGAACTGATTCATGAATTAGCGAAGCTTTCACCTTCAAAAGAAAAGGTGGACCTGTTTAATCAGCTTGGTCGTGATTTTAGAGATAAAGGATTTAGAGATTCCTCTCTGATTTATGCCAAAAAAGCCAAAAATCTTTCAGAGCGCCTTCAGTATGAAAAAGGAATGACGGTGGCATATTTAAATTTGGGGGTGACATATCGGGAAATGAATGTGTTTTCTGAAGCGGAAAAACATTTGAGGTTGCTTTTGAAAATTTCCGAAAAAACGGGAGATGAAATAGGGAAGGGCGATGGATACGATAATTTTGGTCATCTATTCTTGGCAAAAGAAGACACCGTAAAGGCGCTTGAAAATCATCTGAAATCACTTGAAATTCGAATAAAAGCGAATGATCAATATGGAATTGGAAATTCCAATGAGAACATTGGATATATCTATTCTTCCAAACATGATTTTGTTCATGCGGTCAAGTATTTTGAAGCGTCTTTGCAAAATTTTCAAAATCTCCACGATGAATCTCGAATTGCATTAGCAGCTGGTAATGTTGGTTCTCAATATTATTTTATTGGGAATTATCAGCTTGCGTTAAAGCATTTTTATACATCATTGAAATATTATAAATCGACTAAAAATCTGAGTGGAGAAATTTGGACGAGTAATTTAATTGGAAATATTTACAGTGATGCGGGGAATTATGAACTTGCTTTGAAAAGTTATAAGAATGCATTAACGATTAGTAAGGAAATTAACGAGTGGTGGCAGACAGTAGAGTCTTATATTCTTCTTGGACGTTCCTACATGATGATGAAAAACTTCCCCAAAGCACATGCTTATCTTCAAAAAGCAAAGACTTTGAGTGTGAAGATGGAAGATCCTTTACGTGTTCTAATTAGTGATTTTTTTATAGCAGAAACCTATCGTGAGCAGAAAAGAGTTGATTTAGCTTTAAAAGGATTTCAATTGGTTTATGAGTCCGCATTAGAGCAAAATAGCAATCAATGGAAAGCATCTTCTAGCGAACGTATAGGAAGATTACTTTATGAAAAGAAGAAATATAGTGAAGCCAAAAAATGGTTGATGACTAGCTTGAAGCTCCATCAGGAAATGTATATGATGCGTGATTTAGCGGCAAACTACTTGATTTTGTCTGATGTTAATAAAGCTCTTGGTGAATACAAAGAAGCTTACGAAAATCATAAGGAGTATGTGAAATACAATAATCAAGTTGAAAAAAACGACGCTTCAAAACTTGCAATGAAGTATGAGTTCAAAAAGAAGGAAGAAGAGTCTCGTGCTGAACAGGAAAAAAAAGATGCATTAACAGATAAAGAAATTCGAACGAAAAGTATTCAGCGAAATACTGCCATTGTTGGATTTACTTTAATGACTTTACTGGTAGCTTCATTGCTGTATTTGTTTCGTTTGAGAAGTAAAAAATTGGCAGCAGAAAGGTTAAATGTGGAACTCAAACGCAGAGAAATAGAAACAGTAAAAGAGACGGAGAAATTCAAATCACGCTTTTTAGCAAATATTTCTCATGAGTTTAGAACACCGTTGACTTTTATTAACGGGCATTTGGAATTGTTGAAACAAAATGCTAGCAAGGAAGATGTTGTACGCTATAATGAGATGGAGAACAATGGAAAAAGACTGTTGCAGCTCATCAATCATTTGTTGGATTTATCGAAAATGGAAAGCGGTCAATACGAGCTTCAATTTCAAAATGGAAATCTTTTAAATGAAATACAAGCGCATGTACAAGCGTTTCACTCACATGCTTTGCGATTGGGGATTGAGCTTACAATAGAAATATCAGAAAGCGCAAAGCAACAATTGAATCAGAAACCTTTTTACTATTCATCGGAAGCGTTGACTACCATTTTGGTTAATTTATTGTCTAATGCTCTAAAATTCACGCCTTCTTCAGGAACTATATATACCTCCATTGATATTTCAGAAAATCATTTATTGATTTCAGTAGCAGATACAGGAATAGGAATTCCTGACAATCAATTAGATAAAGTATTTGATCGTTTTTATCAAGTAGATTCTGTAAATCAGCGTTTTCAATCAGGATCTGGTATTGGATTAGCTATCGTAAAAGAGCTAGCAATCATGCATGGAGGAGAAGTTTCGGTGAAAAATGCCCCAGAAAGTGGATGTGTTTTTTCGATTTCACTTGCAAACATGGAGAATCACAAAGATGATTCAGAATTAAATCCTGTTTCTACCGAAGAATTTGTTCCATTAGATTTAATTGAGAAATCAGCAAATCGAGAAATAGAAATAGAAACAGGAACTGAAGAACTTCCGCTAGTTTTAGTCGTGGAAGACCAAGAACAACTTCGCAAATTTATTTGTGAATGCTTGGGAGATCAATATCGATATATGGAGGCTGAAAATGGAATTCAAGGAGTTGAAATGGCCAAGGAATACCTTCCAGATATTCTGATTAGCGATGTGATGATGCCCGAAATGAATGGTGTTGAATTGTGTGGTGAGTTGAAAAATAATGATCTGACATCACACATTCCAATCATTTTACTTACTGCTAAATCCGACCAAGAAGATAAAGAAGTTGGACTTGAAATTGGGGCTGATGATTATCTCACAAAACCTTTTTCAGTTGCAGAATTAAAACTGCGGGTTCGAAATATACTGCGTTTAAGGCAAGCGCTTCGCGACAAATTTGTTGATGGAAATATTCCACTTTCAAACGATCTTCCAGAACTTTCTCAAAGAGACCGTGAATTTCTTCAAACCCTCATTACGGCAACAGAGGGTAATTTGTCGAATTCCCAGTTCGGAGTGAATCCTCTTGCCGAATTTGCGAACTTAAGTTCAAGTCAGCTTACGAGAAAGCTCAAATCGCTTATTGGGCAAACACCTGCTGATTTCATTCGACATATCCGTCTTCAAAAAGCCATTGAATTACTCAAAAACGGAATGAGTATTTCGGATGTCTCATGGACTGTTGGATTTGAAGATCCATCTTATTTTGGAAAGGTTTTTAAAAAACAATTTGGAGTTCCTCCTTCAGAATTTGAAAAAATCAAAACAGATTAA